In one Thunnus maccoyii chromosome 12, fThuMac1.1, whole genome shotgun sequence genomic region, the following are encoded:
- the gfi1aa gene encoding growth factor independent 1A transcription repressor a, with product MPRSFLVKSKRAHSYHQPRYPDDDYSRLDTILAHVCAESKSQVEFETSSEPQEDVSAGADRLSPGSRLLSPGSLSSSSPLSCGGSVCDRSSDCDFWRPPSPSSSPDSEKCSTPAAEDGHHFNTPLFPYSWTSYSGSELRHLVQGTYHHHHRHHHLQGHRESHSPVSLYEAQDSGTEPLYAQRGPTTGCYQDYSSTAHQICRMQDADKLYLDVKQKPRGSEIKTERDFVCSSLEANGSYKCIKCCKVFSTPHGLEVHVRRSHSGTRPFECGVCGKTFGHAVSLDQHRAVHSQERSFSCKICGKSFKRSSTLSTHLLIHSDTRPYPCQYCGKRFHQKSDMKKHTFIHTGEKPHKCQVCGKAFSQSSNLITHSRKHTGFKPFGCDLCGKGFQRKVDLRRHKETQHGLK from the exons ATGCCGAGGTCTTTCCTGGTGAAGAGTAAACGGGCCCACAGCTACCACCAGCCCCGGTACCCGGACGATGACTACAGCAGACTGGACACTATTCTGGCTCACGTGTGCGCAG AGAGCAAATCTCAGGTGGAGTTTGAGACCAGCTCGGAGCCACAGGAGGATGTGAGCGCTGGCGCTGACAGGCTGTCCCCCGGGTCCCGACTGCTGTCTCCGGGATCGCTGTCCTCCAGCTCACCGCTGAGCTGCGGGGGCAGCGTGTGTGACCGATCCTCCGACTGTGATTTCTGGCGTCCCCCgtccccctcctcctcaccaG ATTCAGAGAAATGCTCCACTCCCGCAGCGGAGGACGGTCACCACTTCAACACCCCGCTCTTTCCTTATTCCTGGACATCATACTCCGGCTCTGAGCTGAGGCACCTGGTTCAGGGGACATACCACCAtcaccaccgccaccaccatCTGCAGGGCCACAGGGAATCTCACTCCCCCGTCAGCCTCTACGAGGCACAGGACAGCGGCACAGAGCCTCTTTACGCGCAGCGCGGCCCCACGACAGGATGCTACCAGGATTATTCTTCAACGGCTCACCAAATCTGCAGGATGCAGGACGCAGACAAGCTATATCTGGATGTAAAGCAGAAGCCCCGCGGGTCGGAAATCAAGACTGAGAGAGATTTCGTCTGCTCTAGCCTCGAGGCAAATGGTTCATACAAGTGCATTAAATGTTGCAAG GTGTTCTCCACACCTCACGGTTTGGAGGTTCATGTGCGGCGGTCGCACAGCGGGACGCGGCCTTTTGAGTGCGGGGTCTGCGGAAAAACTTTCGGACACGCAGTGAGCCTGGATCAGCACAGGGCGGTCCATTCACAG GAGAGAAGCTTCAGCTGTAAAATCTGCGGGAAAAGCTTCAAGCGCTCCTCCACGTTGTCCACGCACCTGCTCATCCACTCGGACACGCGACCTTATCCGTGCCAGTACTGCGGCAAGAGGTTCCACCAAAAAtcagacatgaaaaaacacactttcatccacacag gTGAGAAGCCGCACAAGTGCCAGGTGTGCGGGAAGGCCTTCAGTCAGAGCTCCAACCTcatcacacacagcagaaaacacacaggatTCAAACCTTTCGGCTGCGACCTGTGCGGGAAAGGTTTTCAGAGGAAAGTGGACCTGAGGAGACACAAGGAGACGCAGCACGGACTGAAATGA